One Kitasatospora sp. MAP12-44 DNA segment encodes these proteins:
- a CDS encoding Asp23/Gls24 family envelope stress response protein: protein MPDTPKPSDLSKAGAPHGAHPAEDRGRTVLADGVVEKIAGMAAREVPGIYALGSGLSRTFGAMRDRAAGGRSSVSRGIKAEVGEKQTAIDIALIVEYGVVIPDLAAAVRRNIIGAVERMTGLEVVEVNIAVNDVHLPDEPDEDEEELPSSSDRRSRVQ, encoded by the coding sequence CCGATCTCAGTAAGGCCGGTGCCCCGCACGGCGCCCACCCGGCCGAGGACCGTGGGCGCACGGTGCTGGCCGACGGTGTGGTCGAGAAGATCGCCGGGATGGCCGCTCGCGAAGTGCCCGGCATCTACGCGCTGGGCTCCGGGCTCTCCCGCACCTTCGGCGCGATGCGCGACCGGGCGGCCGGTGGCCGCTCCAGTGTCTCGCGCGGGATCAAGGCCGAGGTGGGCGAGAAGCAGACCGCGATCGACATCGCGCTGATCGTCGAGTACGGCGTGGTGATCCCCGACCTTGCCGCCGCCGTCCGCCGCAACATCATCGGCGCGGTGGAGCGGATGACCGGTCTCGAAGTGGTCGAGGTCAACATCGCGGTCAACGACGTCCATCTGCCGGATGAGCCGGACGAGGACGAGGAGGAGCTCCCGTCCTCCTCTGACAGGCGTTCCCGGGTCCAGTAG
- a CDS encoding DUF6286 domain-containing protein, translating into MSGSVTGPPARPEEPGEDPAVDPAEQYRVPRSARGPAAAVVALVVLVASGALLYDVAAVRTGHRAGAWRVRIADELATRHLDSAWVFAAAAVAAVLGCWLLWLAVTPGNGRWLALRQAPGALIERAGVAAVLEARALELTMVAAAKVRVSHRQATVTLFGSADAAQADAELAGELERIGLVRPLRLRVRLRPAKHRPHMH; encoded by the coding sequence GTGAGCGGGTCGGTGACCGGGCCACCGGCCCGGCCCGAGGAGCCGGGAGAGGACCCGGCCGTTGACCCCGCCGAGCAGTACCGGGTGCCGAGGTCGGCGCGCGGGCCCGCGGCGGCCGTGGTGGCGCTGGTCGTCCTGGTCGCCTCGGGGGCGCTGCTCTACGACGTGGCCGCCGTCCGCACCGGTCACCGGGCCGGCGCCTGGCGGGTCAGGATCGCCGACGAGCTGGCCACCCGGCACCTGGACTCGGCCTGGGTGTTCGCCGCCGCCGCGGTGGCGGCCGTGCTCGGCTGCTGGCTGCTCTGGCTGGCCGTCACCCCCGGCAACGGCCGGTGGCTGGCCCTGCGTCAGGCGCCCGGGGCGCTGATCGAGCGGGCGGGGGTGGCCGCGGTGCTGGAGGCCCGGGCGCTGGAACTGACCATGGTGGCGGCCGCGAAGGTCCGGGTGAGCCACCGGCAGGCCACGGTGACGCTCTTCGGCAGCGCCGATGCCGCTCAGGCGGACGCCGAACTGGCCGGCGAGCTGGAGCGGATCGGGCTGGTCCGCCCGCTGCGGCTGCGGGTGCGCCTGCGGCCCGCCAAGCACCGCCCGCACATGCACTGA
- a CDS encoding alkaline shock response membrane anchor protein AmaP: MSRVTVNRVLLGLVGLVLLVVALLVLAGGLNLYRVWHLGQPSWWPLTRPGQPVLSHAARTRWRHREWWWPVVIAVLTLVAAVSFGWLLAQLRRTSPTELALPTPGTPGLTLRVRCSALAAVIATGAEALPEVRRARVRLAGRGSRTQLQAQLLLEPGADVAATVRELQAGPVAQARAVTGGQAPLPLPLELRLRVASPASGRVRQPRHPHRPRVI; encoded by the coding sequence ATGAGTCGCGTCACCGTCAACCGGGTGCTGCTCGGCCTGGTCGGGCTGGTGTTGCTGGTGGTGGCACTGCTGGTGCTGGCCGGTGGGCTGAACCTCTACCGGGTCTGGCACCTGGGGCAGCCAAGCTGGTGGCCGCTGACCAGGCCAGGGCAGCCGGTGCTGAGTCACGCCGCGCGCACCCGCTGGCGGCACCGGGAGTGGTGGTGGCCGGTGGTGATCGCCGTGCTGACCCTGGTCGCGGCGGTCTCCTTCGGCTGGCTGCTCGCGCAGCTGCGGCGCACCTCGCCCACCGAGCTGGCGCTGCCCACCCCGGGCACGCCCGGGCTGACCCTGCGGGTGCGCTGCTCGGCGCTGGCCGCGGTGATCGCCACGGGGGCGGAGGCGCTGCCCGAGGTGCGGCGCGCCCGGGTACGGCTGGCGGGTCGGGGGAGCCGCACCCAGTTGCAGGCGCAGCTGCTGCTCGAACCGGGGGCCGACGTGGCCGCGACCGTCCGCGAGCTGCAGGCGGGTCCGGTCGCGCAGGCCCGTGCGGTGACCGGCGGGCAGGCCCCGCTCCCGCTCCCGTTGGAGCTGCGGCTGCGCGTGGCGTCCCCGGCGAGCGGCCGGGTCCGCCAACCCCGCCACCCGCACCGGCCCCGGGTGATCTGA